The Punica granatum isolate Tunisia-2019 chromosome 4, ASM765513v2, whole genome shotgun sequence genome has a window encoding:
- the LOC116206176 gene encoding uncharacterized protein LOC116206176 isoform X2 gives MRIGTASSSLVLNRCFSIFAREPSLSTAVVRRSLAISTTRPTAFTSVRGKCWCSTTTTTTRPVVVADDKNYGDKQVISVTPALYNYILSNVREPQILRQLREETASMRGSQMQVSPDQAQLLAMLVQIMGAQRCIEGYSSLAIALALSESGYLVACERDAKSLDVAKKYYELAGVVHKVDVRHGLAADTLKSLILNGEACSYDFAFVDAEKKMNQEYFEMLMQLVRTGGVIVIDNVLWHGKVADPMVNDTKTVSIRNFNQRLMEDDRVSISMVPIGDGMTICRKR, from the exons ATGAGAATTGGGACAGCGAGCAGCTCACTTGTACTCAATCGCTGTTTCTCCATCTTTGCTAGGGAACCCTCTCTATCCACTGCTGTGGTAAGGAGATCCCTCGCGATATCAACCACAAGGCCAACAGCCTTCACATCGGTTCGTGGGAAGTGCTGGTgctccaccaccaccaccaccaccaggCCTGTCGTGGTAGCAGATGATAAGAACTATGGCGACAAACAAGTGATAAGTGTCACTCCCGCCCTTTATAACTACATCCTCTCCAATGTCAGGGAGCCTCAGATTTTACGGCAACTTCGGGAGGAGACGGCCTCCATGCGGGGTAGTCAGATGCAG GTTTCCCCTGATCAAGCACAACTACTCGCAATGCTGGTGCAGATTATGGGCGCGCAACGGTGTATTGAA ggATACTCCTCTTTGGCAATTGCACTTGCACTGTCAGAGTCTGGCTACTTAGTTGCATGCGAAAGAGATGCTAAGTCTCTTGATGTTGCGAAGAAGTATTATGAGCTAGCTGGAGTGGTACACAAG GTAgatgttagacatggacttgCTGCAGATACCTTGAAGTCTCTTATTCTGAATGGTGAAGCTTGCAG TTATGATTTCGCATTTGTTGATGCCGAGAAGAAAATGAATCAAGAATACTTTGAAATGCTCATGCAGCTG GTGAGGACTGGCGGCGTCATTGTGATCGACAATGTTCTGTGGCATGGCAAAGTAGCTGATCCTATG GTAAATGACACCAAAACTGTCAGCATTAGGAATTTCAACCAAAGATTGATGGAGGATGATCGTGTAAGCATTAGTATG GTGCCGATTGGTGATGGGATGACAATTTGTCGGAAAAGATGA
- the LOC116206176 gene encoding uncharacterized protein LOC116206176 isoform X1 yields MRIGTASSSLVLNRCFSIFAREPSLSTAVVRRSLAISTTRPTAFTSVRGKCWCSTTTTTTRPVVVADDKNYGDKQVISVTPALYNYILSNVREPQILRQLREETASMRGSQMQVSPDQAQLLAMLVQIMGAQRCIEVGVYTGYSSLAIALALSESGYLVACERDAKSLDVAKKYYELAGVVHKVDVRHGLAADTLKSLILNGEACSYDFAFVDAEKKMNQEYFEMLMQLVRTGGVIVIDNVLWHGKVADPMVNDTKTVSIRNFNQRLMEDDRVSISMVPIGDGMTICRKR; encoded by the exons ATGAGAATTGGGACAGCGAGCAGCTCACTTGTACTCAATCGCTGTTTCTCCATCTTTGCTAGGGAACCCTCTCTATCCACTGCTGTGGTAAGGAGATCCCTCGCGATATCAACCACAAGGCCAACAGCCTTCACATCGGTTCGTGGGAAGTGCTGGTgctccaccaccaccaccaccaccaggCCTGTCGTGGTAGCAGATGATAAGAACTATGGCGACAAACAAGTGATAAGTGTCACTCCCGCCCTTTATAACTACATCCTCTCCAATGTCAGGGAGCCTCAGATTTTACGGCAACTTCGGGAGGAGACGGCCTCCATGCGGGGTAGTCAGATGCAG GTTTCCCCTGATCAAGCACAACTACTCGCAATGCTGGTGCAGATTATGGGCGCGCAACGGTGTATTGAAGTAGGTGTTTATACT ggATACTCCTCTTTGGCAATTGCACTTGCACTGTCAGAGTCTGGCTACTTAGTTGCATGCGAAAGAGATGCTAAGTCTCTTGATGTTGCGAAGAAGTATTATGAGCTAGCTGGAGTGGTACACAAG GTAgatgttagacatggacttgCTGCAGATACCTTGAAGTCTCTTATTCTGAATGGTGAAGCTTGCAG TTATGATTTCGCATTTGTTGATGCCGAGAAGAAAATGAATCAAGAATACTTTGAAATGCTCATGCAGCTG GTGAGGACTGGCGGCGTCATTGTGATCGACAATGTTCTGTGGCATGGCAAAGTAGCTGATCCTATG GTAAATGACACCAAAACTGTCAGCATTAGGAATTTCAACCAAAGATTGATGGAGGATGATCGTGTAAGCATTAGTATG GTGCCGATTGGTGATGGGATGACAATTTGTCGGAAAAGATGA